In Burkholderiales bacterium, the following are encoded in one genomic region:
- the gmhB gene encoding D-glycero-beta-D-manno-heptose 1,7-bisphosphate 7-phosphatase yields the protein MVQFANETVAPTRTARLVILDRDGVINHDSDQFIKSPEEWRPIPGSLEAIARLTHAGFRVAVCTNQSGIGRGLFDMATLNAIHDKMHRALLQVGGRIDAVFFCPHTADARCECRKPRPAMMIEAGRRFGVDLATVPCIGDSLRDLQAADAAGAQPVLVLTGKGETTLRDGGFPKATMICPDLAFAVSALLGRD from the coding sequence GTGGTCCAGTTCGCCAACGAGACCGTCGCCCCGACGCGCACCGCGCGGCTGGTCATCCTCGACCGCGACGGCGTCATCAACCACGACAGCGACCAGTTCATCAAGTCGCCCGAGGAGTGGCGCCCGATTCCCGGCAGCCTCGAGGCGATCGCGCGCCTGACGCACGCGGGTTTCCGCGTCGCGGTGTGCACGAATCAGTCCGGCATCGGCCGCGGCTTGTTCGACATGGCGACGCTGAACGCGATCCACGACAAGATGCACCGCGCGCTCCTCCAGGTCGGCGGGCGCATCGACGCGGTGTTCTTCTGCCCGCACACCGCCGACGCGCGCTGCGAGTGCCGCAAGCCGCGGCCCGCGATGATGATCGAGGCGGGACGCCGCTTCGGCGTGGACCTCGCGACCGTGCCGTGCATCGGCGACAGCCTGCGCGACCTCCAGGCGGCCGACGCCGCGGGAGCGCAGCCGGTGCTGGTGCTGACCGGCAAGGGCGAGACGACGCTGCGCGACGGCGGCTTCCCGAAGGCCACGATGATCTGCCCCGACCTCGCGTTCGCGGTGTCGGCGCTCCTCGGCCGCGACTGA
- a CDS encoding 1-acyl-sn-glycerol-3-phosphate acyltransferase — translation MLATFWLPRVARYRIAANWCRVVLAGARRICGVRWRVDGTGRLPTTPHVVMAKHSSTWETLALNLYLPPLAFVAKKELLGIPFFGWGFALASPITIDRSRGTDAMEQIVTQGRERFAQGFWIVVYPEGTRIRAGTRAKYKTGGARLAIALDVPILPVAHNAGWLWPKGSLGKRAGEVTMVFGEPIASRGKDAAALTAEVEAWIEAEVARLGAPG, via the coding sequence ATGCTCGCGACGTTCTGGCTGCCGCGGGTCGCCCGCTACCGGATCGCGGCGAACTGGTGCCGCGTCGTGCTGGCCGGCGCGCGCCGGATCTGCGGCGTGCGCTGGCGCGTCGACGGGACCGGGCGGCTGCCGACCACCCCGCACGTGGTGATGGCGAAGCACAGCTCGACCTGGGAGACGCTCGCGCTCAATCTCTACCTGCCGCCGCTCGCGTTCGTCGCCAAGAAGGAACTCCTGGGCATCCCGTTCTTCGGCTGGGGCTTCGCGCTCGCCTCGCCGATCACGATCGACCGCAGCCGCGGCACCGACGCGATGGAGCAGATCGTCACGCAGGGACGCGAGCGCTTCGCGCAGGGCTTCTGGATCGTCGTCTATCCGGAAGGCACGCGCATCCGCGCGGGCACGCGCGCCAAGTACAAGACCGGCGGGGCGCGGCTCGCGATCGCGCTGGATGTGCCGATCCTGCCGGTCGCGCACAATGCGGGCTGGCTGTGGCCGAAGGGGTCGCTCGGCAAGCGCGCCGGCGAAGTCACGATGGTGTTCGGAGAGCCGATCGCGTCGCGCGGCAAGGATGCCGCCGCGCTCACCGCGGAGGTCGAGGCGTGGATCGAAGCCGAAGTCGCAAGACTGGGCGCTCCGGGCTGA
- a CDS encoding M48 family metallopeptidase, giving the protein MDRSRSRKTGRSGLTGRPSGGAKGEGASPSRRIALAGQSVDYRLFRARRQTIGMAVDLDGLTVRAPRWVTLREIEEALTERALWIVRTLAEWRSRQRDVLPREWRTGAPILYQGEELRLAVFPSRTTLVRPDLFDLTVLHPDAHDERAVADTVSRWLRDEAARRVLPRVAHYAQHLPAAVPPVRLSNARSEWGSCNHKGEIRLNWRLIQLPPALADYVVAHEVAHLVELNHSRKFWALVESLLPGHDAHRKELEDWTALLAA; this is encoded by the coding sequence GTGGATCGAAGCCGAAGTCGCAAGACTGGGCGCTCCGGGCTGACCGGACGCCCGTCGGGCGGCGCGAAGGGCGAGGGCGCCTCGCCGTCGCGCCGGATCGCGCTCGCCGGCCAGAGCGTCGACTACCGGCTGTTCCGCGCGCGGCGCCAGACGATCGGCATGGCGGTCGACCTCGACGGCCTGACGGTGCGCGCGCCGCGCTGGGTCACGCTGCGCGAGATCGAGGAGGCGCTGACCGAACGCGCGCTGTGGATCGTGCGCACGCTGGCCGAGTGGCGCTCGCGCCAGCGCGACGTGCTGCCGCGCGAATGGCGCACCGGTGCCCCGATCCTCTACCAGGGCGAGGAACTCCGGCTCGCGGTCTTTCCCTCGCGCACCACGCTCGTCCGGCCGGATCTCTTCGACCTCACGGTGCTGCACCCGGACGCGCACGACGAGCGCGCGGTCGCCGACACGGTGTCCCGGTGGCTGCGCGACGAGGCCGCCCGGCGCGTGCTGCCGCGCGTCGCCCACTACGCGCAGCACCTCCCCGCGGCGGTTCCGCCGGTCCGGCTGTCGAACGCGCGCAGCGAATGGGGAAGCTGCAACCACAAGGGCGAGATCCGCCTCAACTGGCGGCTGATCCAGCTCCCCCCGGCGCTCGCCGACTACGTGGTCGCGCACGAGGTCGCGCACCTGGTCGAACTCAACCACTCGCGCAAGTTCTGGGCGCTGGTCGAGTCGCTCCTCCCCGGCCACGACGCCCATCGCAAGGAACTCGAGGACTGGACGGCGCTGCTCGCGGCTTGA
- the cyaY gene encoding iron donor protein CyaY gives MSEDATFLAAADAALAAIGAALDRALDASDADLDWSLVDGILEIACEDGSKVIVNRHAPNRELWVAARSGGFHFRAADGRWRDSRSGRELGAALAAILRDQAAIEVSLDLRS, from the coding sequence ATGAGCGAGGACGCGACCTTCCTCGCCGCCGCGGACGCCGCGCTCGCCGCGATCGGCGCGGCGCTCGACCGCGCGCTCGATGCGTCCGACGCGGACCTCGATTGGAGCCTCGTCGACGGCATCCTGGAGATCGCCTGCGAGGACGGCAGCAAGGTCATCGTCAACCGCCACGCGCCGAACCGCGAGCTGTGGGTGGCCGCGCGCAGCGGCGGCTTCCACTTCCGCGCCGCGGACGGCCGCTGGCGCGACTCGCGCAGCGGCCGGGAACTCGGCGCGGCGCTCGCCGCGATCCTGCGCGATCAGGCCGCGATCGAAGTGTCGCTGGACCTGCGGTCGTAG
- the lysA gene encoding diaminopimelate decarboxylase codes for MNAFVLRDGELHAERVSLASIAEQFGTPCFVYSRRALESAWRALDEALASVPHLVCYAVKANSTLAVLDVFARLGSGFDIVSGGELARVVAAGGDPGRTVFSGVGKSAAELRTALDAGILCFNVESEAELERLDALARERGVRAPLSLRVNPDVDPRTHPYISTGLKESKFGIPHDDALRLYRRAAAMPGIAIRGIDMHIGSQVTELGPYEEAASKLLGLADRLAAEGIGLDHIDVGGGLGVRYRDETPVPPGDYAALLRRLFAGRRETLVLEPGRSLVANAGVLVARVEYLKRGPDKGYAIVDAAMNDLIRPALYDAWHAAEPVRPHSGAVARWDLVGPVCESADFLALDRGLALAPGDLVAFRSAGAYAMAMSSNYNSRPRAAEVMVDGDRAHLVRRRETIAELFASEARLPR; via the coding sequence GTGAACGCCTTCGTCTTGCGCGACGGCGAACTGCACGCCGAGCGCGTCTCCCTCGCGTCGATCGCGGAGCAGTTCGGCACACCCTGCTTCGTGTACTCGCGCCGCGCGCTCGAGAGCGCATGGCGGGCGCTCGACGAGGCGCTCGCGAGCGTCCCGCACCTCGTCTGCTACGCGGTGAAGGCCAACTCGACCCTCGCGGTCCTCGACGTCTTCGCGCGGCTCGGGAGTGGCTTCGACATCGTGTCCGGCGGAGAACTCGCTCGGGTCGTCGCGGCGGGCGGCGATCCGGGCCGCACCGTGTTCTCCGGCGTCGGCAAGTCCGCCGCCGAGCTGCGAACCGCGCTCGACGCCGGCATCCTGTGCTTCAACGTCGAGTCGGAGGCGGAACTCGAGCGCCTCGATGCCCTCGCCCGCGAGCGCGGCGTCCGCGCTCCGCTGAGCCTGCGGGTCAATCCCGACGTCGATCCGCGGACCCACCCGTACATCTCGACCGGCCTCAAGGAGAGCAAGTTCGGGATTCCCCACGACGATGCGCTCCGCCTCTACCGGCGCGCCGCGGCGATGCCGGGCATCGCGATCCGCGGGATCGACATGCACATCGGCTCGCAGGTCACCGAACTCGGTCCGTACGAGGAGGCGGCCTCGAAGCTCCTCGGCCTCGCCGACCGGCTCGCGGCGGAAGGGATCGGACTCGACCACATCGACGTCGGCGGCGGACTGGGCGTGCGCTACCGGGACGAGACGCCGGTGCCGCCGGGCGACTACGCGGCGCTCCTCCGCCGCCTGTTCGCCGGGCGGCGCGAGACGCTCGTGCTCGAACCCGGGCGCTCGCTGGTCGCGAACGCCGGCGTGCTGGTCGCGCGCGTCGAGTACCTGAAGCGCGGTCCGGACAAGGGCTACGCGATCGTCGACGCGGCGATGAACGACCTGATCCGCCCCGCGCTCTACGACGCCTGGCACGCGGCCGAACCGGTCCGTCCGCACAGCGGCGCCGTCGCGCGCTGGGACCTCGTGGGCCCGGTGTGCGAGAGCGCGGACTTCCTCGCCCTCGACCGCGGACTCGCGCTCGCCCCCGGCGATCTCGTCGCGTTCCGGTCCGCCGGCGCGTACGCGATGGCGATGAGTTCGAACTACAACTCCCGTCCGCGGGCGGCGGAAGTGATGGTGGACGGCGATCGCGCGCACCTCGTGCGCCGGCGCGAGACGATCGCCGAATTGTTCGCCTCCGAAGCGCGCCTGCCGCGCTGA